One segment of Prionailurus bengalensis isolate Pbe53 chromosome D4, Fcat_Pben_1.1_paternal_pri, whole genome shotgun sequence DNA contains the following:
- the ZBTB43 gene encoding zinc finger and BTB domain-containing protein 43 — MEPGTNSFRVEFPDFSSTILQKLNQQRQQGQLCDVSIVVQGHIFRAHKAVLAASSPYFCDQVLLKNSRRIVLPDVMNPRVFENILLSSYTGRLVMPAPEIVSYLTAASFLQMWHVVDKCTEVLEGNPTVLCQKLNHGSDHQSPSSSNYNGLVESFELGSGGHTDFPKAQELRDGENEEESTKDELSSQLTEHEYLPSNSSTEHDRLSTEMASQDGEEGASDSAEFHYTRPMYSKPSIMAHKRWIHVKPERFDQACEGMDVHAPYDEHQVTESINTMQTEHSVQPSGVEEDFHIGEKKVEAEFDEQADESNYDEQVDFYGSSMEEFSGERSDGNLIGHRQEAALASGYSENIEMVTGIKEEASHLGFSATDKLYPCQCGKSFTHKSQRDRHMSMHLGLRPYGCGVCGKKFKMKHHLVGHMKIHTGIKPYECNICAKRFMWRDSFHRHVTSCTKSYEAAKAEQNTTEAN, encoded by the coding sequence ATGGAGCCTGGAACAAACTCTTTTCGAGTAGAATTTCCTgatttttccagcaccattctGCAGAAACTGAACCAGCAGCGCCAGCAAGGACAATTATGTGATGTCTCCATTGTTGTCCAAGGCCACATTTTCCGGGCACACAAAGCTGTTCTTGCTGCCAGTTCACCCTACTTTTGTGACCAGGTACTCCTGAAAAATAGCAGGAGGATTGTTTTACCTGATGTGATGAACCCAAGAGTCTTTGAGAACATTCTCCTATCTAGTTATACGGGACGTCTAGTAATGCCTGCTCCAGAAATTGTTAGTTACTTAACAGCAGCAAGCTTCCTCCAGATGTGGCATGTGGTAGACAAATGCACTGAGGTTTTAGAGGGAAACCCTACAGTTCTTTGTCAGAAGCTAAATCATGGCAGTGACCACCAGTCTCCTAGCAGCAGTAATTATAATGGCCTGGTCGAGAGCTTTGAGCTGGGCTCTGGGGGCCATACTGATTTCCCCAAAGCCCAAGAACTGAGGGACGGAGAGAATGAAGAGGAGAGCACCAAAGACGAGCTGTCATCTCAACTCACTGAGCACGAATACCTTCCCAGCAACTCGTCCACAGAGCATGACCGGCTGAGCACGGAAATGGCGAGCCAGGACGGGGAGGAGGGGGCCAGCGACAGCGCCGAGTTCCACTACACCCGGCCCATGTATAGCAAGCCCAGCATAATGGCGCACAAGCGCTGGATCCACGTGAAGCCCGAGCGCTTTGACCAGGCATGTGAGGGCATGGATGTGCACGCACCCTACGATGAGCACCAGGTCACTGAGTCTATCAACACCATGCAGACGGAGCACTCAGTCCAGCCTTCGGGAGTGGAGGAAGACTTTCACAtcggggaaaaaaaagtagaagcagAGTTTGACGAACAGGCTGACGAAAGCAATTATGATGAGCAGGTGGATTTCTACGGCTCTTCCATGGAAGAGTTTTCTGGAGAGAGGTCAGACGGTAATCTCATTGGGCACAGACAGGAGGCTGCCCTGGCATCGGGCTACAGTGAGAATATTGAAATGGTAACAGGGATTAAAGAAGAAGCTTCCCATTTAGGATTCTCAGCCACCGACAAGCTGTATCCTTGTCAGTGTGGGAAAAGTTTCACTCACAAGAGTCAGAGAGATCGACACATGAGCATGCACCTCGGTCTTCGGCCTTATGGCTGTGGTGTCTGTGgtaagaaattcaaaatgaagcATCATCTCGTGGGGCACATGAAAATTCATACGGGCATAAAGCCCTATGAGTGTAATATCTGTGCAAAGAGATTTATGTGGAGGGACAGTTTCCACAGGCATGTGACTTCTTGTACCAAGTCCTACGAAGCTGCAAAGGCTGAGCAGAATACGACTGAGGCTAACTAA